One window of Candidatus Schekmanbacteria bacterium genomic DNA carries:
- the crcB gene encoding fluoride efflux transporter CrcB, whose amino-acid sequence MIKVIMLVLGGGAGAVARYSLAGFISRIYPGLFPAGTMVVNLAGSFLIGLLWGFSEIFNISPNTRTFIFIGFLGSFTTFSTFALESVNLIRDNEKWLALINIFLSNAAAIILVFLGFFIAKAIGGN is encoded by the coding sequence ATGATTAAAGTTATAATGCTTGTTCTTGGCGGAGGCGCAGGCGCTGTGGCAAGATATTCTCTTGCAGGCTTCATCTCGAGAATTTATCCGGGGCTTTTTCCTGCTGGCACGATGGTTGTCAATCTTGCAGGCTCTTTTTTAATAGGGCTTCTTTGGGGATTCTCAGAAATATTCAATATTTCTCCCAATACGCGCACATTCATTTTTATTGGATTTCTTGGAAGCTTCACTACATTTTCCACTTTTGCTCTTGAAAGCGTCAACCTTATAAGGGACAATGAAAAGTGGTTAGCACTAATCAATATATTCTTAAGCAATGCCGCAGCCATAATATTGGTTTTTCTTGGCTTTTTCATTGCAAAAGCAATAGGAGGTAACTGA